The sequence GCGAGGATGATTTACAGTGAGAGTAGTATGTGGCGCGGCTTCAATGGCGACAACGCCTCCTTTGGCGGCGCAGGCTTTAATCACTTCATCCGATTTCAAGCGCGCCGTATCCCATAGGGCACGTGCTCCTGCATGGGTAATGAAGATTGGCTTGTCGCTGTATTCAATGGTATCGAGGGATGTTTCTTCATTAGAATGTGAGACATCGATGACAATGCCTAATTTGTTCATACGGCGAACGGCTTGTTTGCCAAAAGCGGTCAGCCCGCCACTCTTCTCTTTGAGGCCCATGCCCAGGGCATTGCCCTCGCTATAGGCGATCCCCATGCAGCGAACACCGAAGCCGTAAAGAATATCCAGACGGTCGAGTTCATTCTCAATCATGGCCGCACCTTCAAGTGAAGGAACAAAGGCAACTTGCCCATTGTGTTTGGCTTTGTAGATATCATCTGTAGTCAAACCGACAATGACCATATCCTGATGGGCAATATCGCTGAGTCGCATGCCAAGGTCATACAAGATGTCATCCCACTTCCAACCGCCGCGTGAGGTAATCATAGCTGTTCCATTCATCAGATTGTCGAATACACAATCTAGTCCGGAACGGGCGAGCCCTTCATAGCCTGTGAAGTCGCGGCCCCAACGGCGGAATTCCAGAAAAGTGTTAAGGTCGACCGGTGCTTTGAAGGTATGTTCATGCAAGGAAATAACAATGTTATCCTGCATTAGCTTCTGAGCTCTTGCTTCCTCAGTTGCGGAGACCGGTATGATGTAATCCGGGAATAAAGTCGTTTCTTTAACAAGTTCGAAGGACTTGAAATCAACGCCAGCTTCAAGATATTGATAGGAGGTATAGCCACGATAGTTTTTCTTGTTCATTGGATAGGTCACTTCTCTTTCTGCTGTTAGAATGTGGGTGCTACTTGTTGGAGGAATTGGCGGACTTCTCCGAGGAATTTCTCGCGTTCCTCATTCTGTGGAGAATGACCGCTGTTCTCGAATACGACTAATTTACTGTTAGGAATTTCGCTAGCGATTTCTTCTGAGGCTTCCAATGGAGTTATCCAGTCATGACGTCCACATAAGACGAGTGTAGGCGCTTGGATCGTTTTCAACTTGTCCACCAGATTGTACTTCGGTTGATTTATAGAAAACGCCCAGTTATGGGTGTCGGCACGGAAAGTGATGGAATCGAGATGATCATCTAAATCCTTTTGTGTGTAGGAGACCCAATAAAGCGGCAAAATAGCTTGATACATAGAACGAAACTCTTCATCATCCTTCACTTGCCCACCGAACAGGCGGTTAAGCATTTCCTGCGTAATTCCTGGCAGGCCGCTATCCATAGCACGTTTATGCGCGATGAATTGGAAAGCACTTGAAGCTGCCGTATCCCGCAGCACGACACCAGCTACACTCTCGGGATAATGAAGCGCGTATTCAAGCGCCAGAAACCCTCCATAAGAACCGCCGACTATAACAATTTTGTCGAGTCCAAGCTCTTGGCGGAGTGCTTCCGTATCTGCATTAAATTGTTCATGGCTGTAGGGCTCTGCGCCATCCGAATTTCCATTGCCTCGCTGATCATAAGAAATTACTCGATAGCCTTCAGCGGCAAATGTGCCAAAGACATTGGCGTCGTCATGCCTACTACCCATTCCAGGGCCTCCATGAAGGGTAATGATTGCTGGACCGCTACCTTGATCCTCTACCCAGAGCGTAACCCCGTTGACAGTCAATTTTTTAAGCATGTCAATTTACCTTCCTTTCATTTCAAATTTAAAATAAAACATGTTTGATTGTAGTAAACTACATTTCTCATTTAATTGTCAACTTATCTAACTCTATTTGTCGATTATTGTTGAAAATGAGGGGAAAAACACAAAATATTATAAATATTGTTTGACTAAATCAAATGAGTGCATATACAATAGACAAAAATGATTTAAATTTTAATCATTTTGTAATATTTTCTAACTAGATATGTAATGTTTAATAACAAATGAAGGGGGGAGCATATGACTAAAATTGAAACGGCTGTTGTAGAAGGTAAGTCAGTGGAATCGCGTTATACCATCGAGTCGGTGATGAAAACACTGCAGATATTGTTTTCATTTTGCGAACCACCTTATCGATTCAGTATTGGAGAATTAGAAGAGGTAACGGGATTGTCTAAGAATCAGATCTTCCGGAGTCTGAAATCATTGGAGGAATTCGGCATGCTGCGGATGGAACCTGACGGATTTTATGTGGTCACAGCTATGGCTTACAATCTGGCTGTTGCCGCAGAACCGGATGCGCCGCTTGAAGAAGTGGCTCCACCCATTATGGAGCAATTGCAGCAAGAGACGGGTGAAACGGTTAATCTGTGTATCCTGTTTGAAGGACAATCTACCATTATAGCCCGGCGTCACAGTAAACAAGGTGTACGTTTAATGTCCCGGCTGGGGCACAGAACACCGCTTATCGCCGGAGCGGGTCCTAAAGCCATGCTTGCTTTTCTGTCTGTAGAGGAACAGGAAAAAGAGCTTGGGATGATGCCTTTTTATCAGAAACAGACCCCTAAAACAGAAGTGAATCCTAATGTATTGCGAGTGGAATTGCAAGAAACCCGCAAACGTGGGTACAGCATCAGCCTCGAGGATTTTGAGCTGGGAGCGATCGGTGTCGGGGCCCCGATTTTTGATAAGGCAGGTAATGTAGTGGGAGCAATCAGCGCCGGTGGCCCTATCAGCCGGGTGAATCCGGATGATCTTTCCGGGTTCGGACAGATGACCCTTGAGGCGGCAGGCAAGATTTCAAGAATCCTCGGATACATTCCGAGAAGCGGAAAATAAATAACACGTTTGCATATCTAAGGAGGTCACTCGCTTTATGAAAACAACGAGATCATTCTTTAACATTTTGTACATCGGTATTTTGGCCGTCATACTGGTTATATCTGGTTGTTCTTCGAGCAATAACAAAGCCAATGAAGTGACTCCAACCAATGCAAATGCCGGGTCCGGCAATGCAGCTACGCCGACAGCCAGCGCAGGCACTGGCAATACTAACGCGACGATCACAATGGCCACTGTTGCGGACCCCAACTTCAATCCCTGGTCACCAACCGGATTCGTGGAATCAGAGCCAATTACGGAACTGTTGTTCAGCGGGTTGACGAAATGGGGCTTGGATTATCAACCAGCACCCTCGCTTGCCACCGATTGGACACCTTCCGAAGATGGATTAACTTGGATTATCAATCTGCGTGATGATGTTAAATGGTCTGATGGAGAGGCATTTACGGCAGATGATGTTGTCTATACCTTCAATAAGATCGTTCTGAACAAAGATTTAGGGGCAGCGAACTCTTCGAACTTCGTTGCTGTCAAAGAAGTCACTAAAGTGAGCGATACTCAGGTAAAGTTTGTGCTGACACAGCCATGGTCTTCACTGCCGAATTATCTGGCCTGGTTTGCCAAGATTCTTCCGGAGCATATTTTCGCAGGACATGATAACCCGTGGGAACTGACTTCCTTCAATAAAGAGAATCCGGTTGGCACGGGTGCATACGTCTTGGCGAAGTACAGCCCAGGCCAATCCGTCGAACTGGAGCGTAATCCAGACTTTTTCGAAGGAAAGGCCAATATCGCTAAAATCGTCTTTCAAATTGTTCCCGATATGAACAGCCAGGTTGCCCAGATGATGTCTGGTTCGCTGTCGCTGTTAACTGTGGAGGACCCGAACCTGCTCGACAAACTGAAGGCGAATGCGAATCTGACGGTTAGTGAAGTGTCTGATAATAACTATTATTGGGCGGCGGTCAATCAAAGACAAGATCGCTTTAAGGACGTAAAAGTGCGTCAAGCACTCTTGTATGCTATCGACCGTGACGCGATTATCACCGGTGTACTGAAGGGTTACGGTAAACCGGCAACCGGTCCGATCGCTCCGCTGCAAGAGAAGTATTACGACAGTAATGTAAAGACTTATGAATATGATCCGGCAAAAGCTAAAGAACTCCTGAAAGAAGCGGGTTATGAGGAAGGCTCGGATGGTTTCATGCAGAAAGACGGGAAAGTATTCGAGCTCAATATGCCAGCAGGGCAATATGGTGTTCTTTTGCAAACTTCTCAGTTGGTTCAGCAGTATTGGGAGGCCATTGGCATCAAGGTTGACCTGAAGGTGATGGATTGGAATACCTATGTGGAGAAGGTTGTGCAAAATCATGAATTCGATGCCACGATTGCCTGGTGGCGTGCGCCAGTAGATCCCGATGTTCTAGCTTACTATCACTCGAACGCTGTGGATAAAGGCAACAATATTCCGGGTTACAGCAATCCTGCCATGGACAAGCTGCTGGAAGACGGCCGCAAAGCATCGACGGATGAAGAGAGAGTGAAGATCTACAATCAAGTCCAAGAATTAACGGCCGAAGAGCTTCCCTATCTGTATTTGTGGAATCCAAACATAGCTATTGCTACTCAAAAAAGTCTTGTAGTACCACCAGCTTCTATCGCTGTTGCAGAAAACCATGTTACAGAATGGACCGTTCAAGAGTAAAAGTACTTTCTGGTCACGGGTGTGGAGGAAGCTATTTCTTTACGCCCGTGGAAGAAAGGGAGGAGGCACCTTATGTCCCGATTTTTAGTGATGCGGATAGGTCAGGGATTTCTTACCTTATTTCTCGTTTCGATTTTGACCTTTTTTCTAATCAATCTGGCTCCCGGGGGGCCTTCGGCAATCATGAGCTTTGGAGCCACTGATGAGCAGCGGCAAGCGCTGATCAAGCAGCTTGGCATGGATAAACCAGTCGTGGAAAGATATGCAGATTGGCTTGGCGGTGTCGTCCAGGGCGATCTTGGCAACTCGCTCGACTCCCAGCAGCCGGTATCCACTCTGCTTGCAGAACGATTTCCTAATACGCTTATTCTGGCTGGTGGAACACTCATCTTTACTTTGGTCATCGGCATTCCACTCGGTGTATATGCAGCGGTTAAAAGAGGGAGTTGGGTCGATCGGGTGATTACCTTTTTCTCTACTTTCGGTATGGCCGTCCCTGAGTTCTGGTTGGGAATTCTGCTGGTTATTGTGTTTGCTGTAATCTATCCGGTATTTCCTGCTTCCGGCATGGCGATTGCAGGCGGTGATTTTGCTTTTGGGGATCTGTTTAGACATATGGTGCTCCCGGTGCTGACTCTATCCATCCTGATGCTGCCGAATATCATCCGATTCACTCGTTCGGCCATGGTCGATGTCATTGATCTGGACTATGTACGGACAGCAAGAGCAAAGGGACTTCGTAGCTTCAGTGTTTTTTTCAAACATGCACTTCGCAACGCGCTCGTTCCGATCGCTTCGATTATCGGGCTGATCATTCCGATTTTGCTCGGTGGGGCAGTCGTTGTGGAGAATGTTTTTGGCTGGCCGGGCATGGGCCGTCTAGCCGTTCAGGCCGCGGTTAATCGTGATTATACAATGGTAATGGGCGTTACCATGCTGGTTGGTACTATAGTAATTGTTACCAATATTATAACGGATCTGTTATATACCATTCTGGATCCGAGGATTCGCTTATGACTAAACCAGCTATTGTAAAAGGGGAAACTTATAGTCCCGTAGCTTCTGCAGCGCCTAGCAGAGTGCGGAATTTCCTGAAAACATTCAAAAACCTGTCTATACTCGGTAAGATTGCTGTCTTTTATTTACTATTCATTTATTTATTAGTCGCTCTGGGCCCGTTCATACTAAGCCATTCTCCAACGCAAACGGACCCAATCTCGGCTACACAACCCGCGAGTGCGCTGCACTGGATGGGAACGGATGAGCTCGGCCGCGATGAATTGTCGCGACTTGTCGCCGGTGGGAAAATTACACTGCTTGTAGGTCTTGCGGCGATGGTATTTGCTGTTGTGGTCGGCGGATTAATGGGCTCGATTGCCGGTTTCTTTGGTGGCACCACGGAGTATTTGATTATGCGGATCGTAGATATGATGCTGTCGATTCCGTCATTTTTTCTGATTCTGATAATTGTTACGTCTTTTGGCAACAGCGCACAGGTGATTATTTTCTCTGTAGGGCTGACCTATTGGCCTCAGATGGCTCGTATCGTTCATGCTGAAGTGTTGAAATGGCGCAGCAGCAGTCTTGTTGAGGCGGAAATCACACTTGGAGCTAGCCCTTGGCGTATTTTGTTCAGGCATATTATCCCACAGACCTACTCTTCCATAATCGTGCTGGCCACACTTGGTATCGGCTGGGCGATACTGGCGGAATCAGGACTCTCTTATTTGGGACTTGGCATTCAGCCACCGCTTGCGTCCTGGGGCAATATGCTCCAGAATTCCCAGAATTACATTTGGACTTCGCCCGTTTTGGCTGTTTACCCGGGTGTGCTGATTTTGCTGACAGTGTTGGCTTTTAGTGTGCTGGGCGAATCGCTGCGCGATGTTCTGGATCCAAAATTGAAGTGATAATTCTGAAAGGAGGGGGTTGTCATGGCAAAAAAACTGATGGAAATTCGTAACCTGAAAACCTACTTTCGGACGAAGAATGCGGTCATTCGTGCTGTGGATGGCATTGACCTTGAAATAGATGAAGGGCAAATTGTCTGTATAGTAGGTGAATCGGGGAGCGGTAAAAGTATCACCTCGCTATCCATTATGCAGTTGCTCCCCAAACCGGGGGGGAACATCGTCGAAGGTGAGGTGAGATTTGAAGGCGTAGATCTAACCAAGCTGTCGGATAAGAAGATGGCTGACATTCGGGGCGACCGGATTTCGATGATCTTTCAGGAACCAATGACTGCACTGAACCCTGTCATGAAAGTAGGTGAGCAGATTGCAGAAGTACTCCTGCGTCACCGTCATCTATCCCGTAAAGAAGCTCATATGAAGGCTGTAGACATGCTCCAATTTGTCGGTGTTCCGCGTCCGGAGCAAATCGTCAAGGAATATCCCCATCAGCTGTCCGGAGGCATGCGCCAGCGGGTGATGATCGCAATGGCGATGGTCTGCGAACCGAAGTTACTGATTGCGGATGAACCTACCACAGCCCTGGATGTTACCATTCAGATTCAGGTGCTGGAATTGATGAAGAAAATGCGGGATGAGTTGAACACCTCTATTATTCTGATTACTCATGACTTGGGCGTTGTTGCAGAGATGGCGGATCATGTTGTTGTCATGTATGCCGGACAGGTTGTGGAGAACGTGCATGCGGATGTTATTTTCGAAATGCCGCTGCACCCGTATACAAAGGCACTGCTCGCCTCGATACCTTTATTGGAAGACGAGAAGGATGTGCTGTATTCGATCCCGGGAACGGTTCCGAGCGCCGCTGCGTTTCCTCCCGGCTGCCGTTTTGCGGACCGCTGCGATTCTGTGCAGTCGGCTTGTAAAGAGAAGCTGCCAGAATTACGGGAAGTAAGGCCGGGGCATTTTGTCCGCTGTATTCTCGTAGAGAAAGGTGTGGAAGCATGAAAGAGCCTTTATTGGAAGTCAGCAACCTGAAAAAGTATTTTCCGATCAAATCGCCTTTCCTTCGTCGGACTGTCGGCCAAGTGAAAGCTGTAGATGGCATATCGTTTGCGTTGAACTCCGGTGAAACACTCGGTATCGTCGGAGAATCTGGCTGTGGGAAATCGACGATGGGCCGGATGATCATGCGAGTGACGGAACCGACGGAAGGCTCTATCCTATTTGCGGGTCAGGATATTGCGGCTATGAACCCATCCAGCTTACGGAAGATGCGCAGAGATTTCCAAATGGTGTTTCAGGACCCTTATTCGTCGCTGAACCACAAAATGACGATCCACGACCTGCTCGCCGAGCCCTTCCGTATACACGGCATATTGTCTTCCAAATCGGATATGGATGCCGAAGTCAGTCGGTTGCTAGAGACGGTTGGCCTGCGGGCAGAGAATCGTTTCCGGTATCCCCACGAATTCTCAGGCGGTCAACGCCAGCGGATCGGCATCGCCCGTGCGCTTGCACTGAATCCGAAGCTGATTGTGGCGGATGAGGCGGTATCGGCGCTGGACGTTTCGATTCAATCACAAATATTGAATCTTATGGTCGAGCTCAGGCAGAAATTTAATCTTTCGTATATCTTCATTTCGCATAATCTAGCTGTAGTCAAACATATTAGCGACCGAGTGGGTGTGATGTACCTGGGAAATATGGTCGAGATCGCATCCAAAAAAAGCTTGTTTGACAAGCCTCTGCATCCTTACACCCAGGCGTTGCTGTCTGCGGCTCCGCAGCCGAAACGGTCCGGGCAACGTGAGCGGATTGTTCTGCAGGGTGATGTGCCAAGTCCAGCTAATCCACCGCATGGCTGTCCATTCCATACGCGCTGTCCCCAAGCATTCGCCCGTTGTGCTGCTGAGCGTCCAGTGTTGAAGGAAGTTGGTCCAGATCACCAGGTGGCCTGCTTTTTATATTAAGCTAAGTATAGGGAGGCGGCACGGTTGACTCTTTCAAATCAGATGGATCTGTTGTACGCAACAATTGACGAGATATCCGGCATGTACCGGCGTAAAGAGGTTTCCCCAGTCGAGGTAATGAAGGCCACATTGGAGCGGCTTGATGAAGTGGAGCCACAGCTGAATGCTTTTATAACTGTGCTTGCCGAACAATCGCTTGTAGAAGCCAAGAAGGCTGAAGAAATCTTCCGCAAGGGCGAGGCTGCTGGGAAATTGACTGGGATTCCTATCTCGCTCAAGGATATCTTCAGCACCAAAGGTATACGTACCTCCATGGGCTCGCGAATCTTGAAGGACTTTGTGCCGGAAGAAGACGCGTATGTATATAAGGCTCTTCGCGAGGCGGGAGCAATTCTATTCGGCAAGACGAATATGCTGGAATTTGCTTTTGGATTCGTTCATCCTGATTACGGGCAGACTAACAATCCGTGGAATGTAAAACGTGTAGCTGGTGGTTCCAGCACAGGTTCGGGGGCGTCCGTCAGTGCAGGGATTGGGTATGCCTCCATTGGTACGGATACGGGCGGGTCCATTCGCGCTCCCGGATCTTTCTGTGGAATAATTGGCCTGAAGCCTACCTATGATCTTATACCCCGGACAGGTTGTTTCCCGTTATCAGACACTCTGGATCATGTTGGACTGCTGACCAGAACCGTCAAAGACAATGCCA comes from Paenibacillus sp. 19GGS1-52 and encodes:
- a CDS encoding alpha/beta fold hydrolase, whose translation is MLKKLTVNGVTLWVEDQGSGPAIITLHGGPGMGSRHDDANVFGTFAAEGYRVISYDQRGNGNSDGAEPYSHEQFNADTEALRQELGLDKIVIVGGSYGGFLALEYALHYPESVAGVVLRDTAASSAFQFIAHKRAMDSGLPGITQEMLNRLFGGQVKDDEEFRSMYQAILPLYWVSYTQKDLDDHLDSITFRADTHNWAFSINQPKYNLVDKLKTIQAPTLVLCGRHDWITPLEASEEIASEIPNSKLVVFENSGHSPQNEEREKFLGEVRQFLQQVAPTF
- a CDS encoding ABC transporter substrate-binding protein, which encodes MKTTRSFFNILYIGILAVILVISGCSSSNNKANEVTPTNANAGSGNAATPTASAGTGNTNATITMATVADPNFNPWSPTGFVESEPITELLFSGLTKWGLDYQPAPSLATDWTPSEDGLTWIINLRDDVKWSDGEAFTADDVVYTFNKIVLNKDLGAANSSNFVAVKEVTKVSDTQVKFVLTQPWSSLPNYLAWFAKILPEHIFAGHDNPWELTSFNKENPVGTGAYVLAKYSPGQSVELERNPDFFEGKANIAKIVFQIVPDMNSQVAQMMSGSLSLLTVEDPNLLDKLKANANLTVSEVSDNNYYWAAVNQRQDRFKDVKVRQALLYAIDRDAIITGVLKGYGKPATGPIAPLQEKYYDSNVKTYEYDPAKAKELLKEAGYEEGSDGFMQKDGKVFELNMPAGQYGVLLQTSQLVQQYWEAIGIKVDLKVMDWNTYVEKVVQNHEFDATIAWWRAPVDPDVLAYYHSNAVDKGNNIPGYSNPAMDKLLEDGRKASTDEERVKIYNQVQELTAEELPYLYLWNPNIAIATQKSLVVPPASIAVAENHVTEWTVQE
- a CDS encoding dipeptide ABC transporter ATP-binding protein → MKEPLLEVSNLKKYFPIKSPFLRRTVGQVKAVDGISFALNSGETLGIVGESGCGKSTMGRMIMRVTEPTEGSILFAGQDIAAMNPSSLRKMRRDFQMVFQDPYSSLNHKMTIHDLLAEPFRIHGILSSKSDMDAEVSRLLETVGLRAENRFRYPHEFSGGQRQRIGIARALALNPKLIVADEAVSALDVSIQSQILNLMVELRQKFNLSYIFISHNLAVVKHISDRVGVMYLGNMVEIASKKSLFDKPLHPYTQALLSAAPQPKRSGQRERIVLQGDVPSPANPPHGCPFHTRCPQAFARCAAERPVLKEVGPDHQVACFLY
- a CDS encoding membrane dipeptidase, with protein sequence MNKKNYRGYTSYQYLEAGVDFKSFELVKETTLFPDYIIPVSATEEARAQKLMQDNIVISLHEHTFKAPVDLNTFLEFRRWGRDFTGYEGLARSGLDCVFDNLMNGTAMITSRGGWKWDDILYDLGMRLSDIAHQDMVIVGLTTDDIYKAKHNGQVAFVPSLEGAAMIENELDRLDILYGFGVRCMGIAYSEGNALGMGLKEKSGGLTAFGKQAVRRMNKLGIVIDVSHSNEETSLDTIEYSDKPIFITHAGARALWDTARLKSDEVIKACAAKGGVVAIEAAPHTTLTVNHPRHNIESFMEHFEYCVNLVGIDHVSFGPDTLFGDHVAIHKALASALSLSASKGNLPYEPVEYVQGLENPGDCFPNIVRWLVKHGYSDTDIAKVIGGNTMRVLEEVWWNPKKQGHGPNQD
- a CDS encoding ABC transporter permease, whose product is MSRFLVMRIGQGFLTLFLVSILTFFLINLAPGGPSAIMSFGATDEQRQALIKQLGMDKPVVERYADWLGGVVQGDLGNSLDSQQPVSTLLAERFPNTLILAGGTLIFTLVIGIPLGVYAAVKRGSWVDRVITFFSTFGMAVPEFWLGILLVIVFAVIYPVFPASGMAIAGGDFAFGDLFRHMVLPVLTLSILMLPNIIRFTRSAMVDVIDLDYVRTARAKGLRSFSVFFKHALRNALVPIASIIGLIIPILLGGAVVVENVFGWPGMGRLAVQAAVNRDYTMVMGVTMLVGTIVIVTNIITDLLYTILDPRIRL
- a CDS encoding IclR family transcriptional regulator, which translates into the protein MTKIETAVVEGKSVESRYTIESVMKTLQILFSFCEPPYRFSIGELEEVTGLSKNQIFRSLKSLEEFGMLRMEPDGFYVVTAMAYNLAVAAEPDAPLEEVAPPIMEQLQQETGETVNLCILFEGQSTIIARRHSKQGVRLMSRLGHRTPLIAGAGPKAMLAFLSVEEQEKELGMMPFYQKQTPKTEVNPNVLRVELQETRKRGYSISLEDFELGAIGVGAPIFDKAGNVVGAISAGGPISRVNPDDLSGFGQMTLEAAGKISRILGYIPRSGK
- a CDS encoding amidase — protein: MTLSNQMDLLYATIDEISGMYRRKEVSPVEVMKATLERLDEVEPQLNAFITVLAEQSLVEAKKAEEIFRKGEAAGKLTGIPISLKDIFSTKGIRTSMGSRILKDFVPEEDAYVYKALREAGAILFGKTNMLEFAFGFVHPDYGQTNNPWNVKRVAGGSSTGSGASVSAGIGYASIGTDTGGSIRAPGSFCGIIGLKPTYDLIPRTGCFPLSDTLDHVGLLTRTVKDNAIILEAISLQRFHYESIFTGDIDGVKVGIIRSLTDNVADPQIKSIVLAAIAKLGDLGAELLDVSVPFIENAEQIAIPILLSEASKHHAKWYEDRELDYSASTFANLKAGYDISAVAYLAALEQRRVLTEAVSEILTKVDVLVCPTFSFAATEKDPSFEQGNFDISSRTIPFNLTGHPALTVSAGNTISEPLPVGLEIIGRHLDESMVYRVAYAFEAATGGFKRPPL
- a CDS encoding ABC transporter permease; its protein translation is MTKPAIVKGETYSPVASAAPSRVRNFLKTFKNLSILGKIAVFYLLFIYLLVALGPFILSHSPTQTDPISATQPASALHWMGTDELGRDELSRLVAGGKITLLVGLAAMVFAVVVGGLMGSIAGFFGGTTEYLIMRIVDMMLSIPSFFLILIIVTSFGNSAQVIIFSVGLTYWPQMARIVHAEVLKWRSSSLVEAEITLGASPWRILFRHIIPQTYSSIIVLATLGIGWAILAESGLSYLGLGIQPPLASWGNMLQNSQNYIWTSPVLAVYPGVLILLTVLAFSVLGESLRDVLDPKLK
- a CDS encoding ABC transporter ATP-binding protein, whose product is MAKKLMEIRNLKTYFRTKNAVIRAVDGIDLEIDEGQIVCIVGESGSGKSITSLSIMQLLPKPGGNIVEGEVRFEGVDLTKLSDKKMADIRGDRISMIFQEPMTALNPVMKVGEQIAEVLLRHRHLSRKEAHMKAVDMLQFVGVPRPEQIVKEYPHQLSGGMRQRVMIAMAMVCEPKLLIADEPTTALDVTIQIQVLELMKKMRDELNTSIILITHDLGVVAEMADHVVVMYAGQVVENVHADVIFEMPLHPYTKALLASIPLLEDEKDVLYSIPGTVPSAAAFPPGCRFADRCDSVQSACKEKLPELREVRPGHFVRCILVEKGVEA